One genomic region from Cryptococcus gattii WM276 chromosome C, complete sequence encodes:
- a CDS encoding Protein component of the large (60S) ribosomal subunit, putative; Rpl37ap (Similar to TIGR gene model, INSD accession AAW42059.1), producing MGKGTPSFGKRHSKSHTLCRRCGNRSFHKQKLTCAQCGYPAAKLRSFNWGLKAKRRKTTGTGRMAHLKNVNRRFKNGFREGGAAAKKTKAE from the exons ATG GGTAAA GGTACTCCCTCCTT TGGTAAACGACACTCCAAGTCCCACACCCTCTGCAGGCGATGTGGTAACAGGTCTTTCCACAAGCAGAAGCTTA CCTGCGCCCAGTGTGGTTACCCTGCCGCCAAGTTGAGGTCCTTCAACTGGGGTCTCAAGGCCAAGAGGAGAAAGACCAC CGGTACCGGCCGAATGGCTCACCTCAAGAACGTCAACCGACGATTCAAGAACGGTTTCCGAGAGGGTGGTGCCGCCGCTAAGAAGACCAAGGCCGAGTAA
- a CDS encoding chaperone regulator, putative (Similar to TIGR gene model, INSD accession AAW42057.1) — protein sequence MITSPSRRAPMTLPKSSSPYDVLDLPLSASETDVKKQYRKKSLLIHPDKFKHEKGLEAFDFLKKAHDHLADPAKRKDIDMIMTHARTQVLKSILGDGNSTTVSDDDPRLTNLSPPFEQQVRAKGREILVEDELARRRKQKLAYANEGAEKARAEAEVAARKRKVEEQAKWEERRDDRIKDWRDFSQKKEKKRKKNNLHVLG from the exons ATGATAACCAGC CCATCAAGAAGAGCGCCAATGACCTTGCCAAAGAGCTCGAG CCCGTACGACGTTCTTGATCTGCCTCTGTCTGCTAGTGAAACGGACGTGAAGAAGCAGTACCGTAAGAAGTCTTTGCTGATCCATCCGGACAAGTTTAAGCACGAAAAGGGTCTTGAG GCTTTTGATTTCTTGAAGAAGGCCCATGACCATTTGGCCGACCCCGCTAAGAGAAAAGACATTGACATGATTATGACTCATGCGAGAACTCAGGTCTTGAAATC CATCCTCGGAGATGGCAACTCAACCACTGTTTCCGACGACGACCCTAGACTGACgaacctttctcctccATTCGAACAGCAGGTTAGAGCGAAGGGACGAGAAATTTTGGTCGAAGATGAACTTGCTAGAAGACG GAAACAAAAGCTTGCATACGCCAATGAAGGTGCGGAGAAAGCTCGAGCTGAAGCGGAGGTTGCTGCCAGGAAGCGAAAGGTTGAAGAACAGGCCAAATGGGAAG AACGACGAGATGACCGTATCAAAGACTGGAGAGATTTCTCAcagaaaaaggagaagaagagaaagaagaacAATCTGCATGTGTTGGGATAA
- a CDS encoding uncharacterized protein (Similar to TIGR gene model, INSD accession AAW42053.1) — MSDATLFLRKSKDKQRRKNGSGASRIASTSNSSLASRPSALKGQTLAGPSSSGPPSSAAPSPSYVSAKSEPDGSNNPNITEIKIFSTGSNSALRYNLMRLNSVKDVDPTQITAPILMNRKKPGPKEPPTFALDENGKIVGRYVYDAEGRPVLDEDGQPVVERKEMVDMSLVGQAPGGGTKRRVKRGTKEVFHQDIEIMRLRREEALPWVLESGNPQDKPAQPEQWVGRMLEQGQLSTVLLSNDGTRDGFELMPLGRSYKFEPARPFKPLDSDAANKLFELQAKNKIHDRWAFRPADNQSGEASSASTPIQVKAESNELEQRAARMETRIKMHKGVTVDRKIKMERYEDDYKREGHRVERGMEGGVDEELDFDEAEEFQDDDDNNTFYRDVREEEEARELEERLKKEFRVANANVGDRPQIDAEDDEDDLFGDKSLDDEGKKLRKIMRKRMRENGEDYDVDEESDSDSDDESVTSTQNKEKEKEKDKEKERAKERDSSRNPSQPPSRPTSRPPTARTSSPSGSNPRHPSPKKGKASTAPPPVSGASLIAQRATSRGASPRPSAHGGHVTGRASSPLGRAPSPFEGRGVGVPSQSQPASRATSPAVRGSSPPSGGGAATGGASPASGGPSTRDVSPAPPAGRQSPRKENAASSSSAKRKSSPSVSTPSADAPPRPKKHKKTGSLTPAPAPEDIPPFPGMITKQDVLGWFQRNKKKAVPMNEAIGAFRKRIVDAGPNRDANQKLFLGWIRMVADQENGNLSLKPEFRQ, encoded by the exons ATGTCTGACGCCACTTTGTTCCTCCGCAAAAGTAAGGACAAGCAGCGTCGCAAGAACGGCTCTGGCGCCTCTCGCATCGCCAGCACCAGCAATTCGTCGTTGGCATCGCGACCCAGCGCCCTAAAGGGTCAAACTCTCGCCGGCCCATCTTCATCTGGACCACCATCTTCTGctgctccttctccatcatATGTTTCAGCCAAATCAGAACCGGATGGATCAAACAATCCCAATATCACAGAAATCAAAATCTTCTCCACTGGTTCGAACAGCGCATTGCGATATAATCTCATGCGCCTCAACTCTGTTAAGGATGTCGATCCCACACAGATAACAGCACCTATATTGATGAACAGGAAGAAACCAGGCCCGAAAGAACCCCCTACTTTTGCTTTGGACGAGAATGGTAAAATCGTTGGGCGATATGTGTACGATGCGGAGGGTAGACCCGTCTTAGACGAGGATGGCCAGCCCGTGGTTgagaggaaggaaatgGTCGATATGTCTCTTGTGGGGCAGGCACCTGGCGGCGGCACGAAGAGGAGGGTAAAGAGGGGCACAAAGGAGGTTTTCCACCAGGATATCGAAATTATGCGTCTTCGACGAGAGGAAGCTCTTCCTTGGGTGTTGGAGAGCGGTAACCCGCAGGACAAACCTGCCCAACCGGAACAATGGGTAGGAAGGATGTTAGAGCAAGGACAGCTCTCCACTGTGCTTTTGTCAAATGACGGGACACGAGATGGGTTCGAGTTGATGCCACTGGGCAGATCTTACAAATTTGAACCGGCCCGACCTTTTAAGCCTCTAGACTCCGATGCTGCTAACAAATTG TTTGAATTGCAAGCAAAAAATAAGATTCACGATCGATGGGCTTTCCGGCCTGCAGACAACCAAAGCGGTGAAGCATCTTCTGCCTCGACGCCTATTCAAGTCAAGGCGGAGTCAAACGAGTTAGAGCAGCGTGCAGCCAGGATGGAGACAAGGATTAAAATGCACAAGGGCGTCACTGTCGACCGGAAGATCAAGATGGAGAGATACGAGGATGATTATAAGCGCGAAGGGCATCGAGTGGAGCGT GGTATGGAGGGTGGCGTGGATGAAGAGCTCGATTTTGATGAGGCGGAAGAATTTCAAGATGACGACGATAACAATACGTTCTACCGCGATGTgcgagaagaggaagaggctAGGGAGTTGGAAGAACGGCTCAAAAAGGAGTTCCGTGTGGCTAATGCCAATGTCGGTGACCGGCCTCAGATCGATGCAGAggacgatgaagatgatctATTTGGAGACAAGTCGCTTGATGATGAGGGCAAAAAGTTGAGGAAGATTATgagaaagaggatgagggaaAATGGGGAGGATTATGATGTTGACGAGGAGTCG GACTCTGATTCGGACGATGAATCCGTAACAAGCACTCAGAacaaggagaaagaaaaagaaaaagacaaggaaaaggaaagggcCAAAGAAAGAGACTCTTCCCGCAACCCTTCTCAACCGCCTTCACGTCCCACTTCTCGTCCCCCTACCGCTCGCACGTCATCACCCTCGGGGTCTAATCCTCGCCACCCCAGCCCGAAAAAGGGCAAAGCCTCTACCGCTCCGCCTCCAGTTTCTGGCGCGTCTTTAATCGCCCAGCGCGCTACCTCACGAGGAGCTAGCCCTCGTCCTTCCGCTCATGGAGGACATGTGACGGGTAGGGCCAGTAGCCCTCTCGGAAGGGCGCCCAGTCCCTTTGAAGGTCGTGGTGTTGGTGTCCCCAGTCAGAGTCAGCCTGCGTCAAGGGCTACTAGTCCTGCTGTCAGAGGAAGCAGTCCCCCCTCGGGAGGTGGTGCAGCCACCGGAGGAGCCAGTCCTGCCTCTGGAGGGCCATCAACGAGGGACGTATCCCCAGCCCCCCCTGCTGGTAGACAGTCCCCCAGAAAGGAAAACGCTgcatcatcttcgtctGCAAAACGCAAGTCGTCACCTTCCGTTTCTACTCCTTCCGCCGATGCACCTCCACGACCGAAAAAGCACAAGAAGACTGGTTCCCTTACCCCAGCACCGGCACCGGAGGACATTCCTCCGTTCCCTGGTATGATTACCAAGCAGGACGTCTTGGGTTGGTTCCAGAGAAACAAAAAGAAGGCTGTTCCAATGAATGAGGCGATCGGGGCATTCAGGAAAAGGATTGTGGATGCTGGGCCTAATAGGGATGCCAACCAGAAGTTGTTCTTGGGGTGGATTAGGATGGTGGCTGATCAGGAGAACGGGAACTTGAGTTTGAAGCCCGAATTTAGACAGTAG
- a CDS encoding nucleus protein, putative (Similar to TIGR gene model, INSD accession AAW42051.1), with the protein MSNDESRTNQLQAPLKRRRITRACDRCHRGGIRCAASSNPSVCAPCADFGSECTYNRPMKRRGPPPSKGRENQSSSSDTPITRWTLPSLSDNWTYLEVASHSQIETLVEAYYAIVYPIYPMFHWPTFTANIRRRVYTTYPAFHALTMSVCAIASARLRDGAVPSPHSSTPTSDPPPPTSEIFYQAAVSSYPRDIATASDFDYKRAKPLLATLAIQYGQIPAVHAHIGDYMTLCAIDGFHNESRWPNDLNEIEVQERRRLFWLAYQLDVYAATTWGAIIRHRESQSTVLYPAEVYSDEEITPTGIVKSVNPAHPASFWRGWNFVTDLYRILEHAVTKLRARNQTFDAGNQIAALFSEGRMGSGAEFKPGDLLLLVERLYHALPPELRGTSEMTGDVDKDRYGFQAANILVTMQTMKMVVAGMAEWSVEQRCSIAGELLDAFATVPRAYIQAISTPLLHHLAGVGHLLASIIHSPLSPAAYLHVRTVLLSMANLLSSLESHLTSTGGIAPKLREHVERIDRYMTSATESNGRLATVAFPIHNAQTRHHLATPHAAKGTTPNNPFRLRNINAVSGTASSVAGVDSSGMSTDTNSSNVNATSRPSKNANADMYNPSPLGSANTEFQLESNATPSSSSLPLPPLSRPPASRIPNTVLPSSSSTVPPPMHLPFGGVGAGIHDIGTGESLQRREPPVIASSSSRSLRSTPSQISPRFVDASLVSHRDRPPSIGQPQDSMSGLPPPFQPHPQNQSQNRTPHNQPQQQVESPFHLTISNFPPDSQQPAYQLPDDLFVDWPFLFNEFGFQGDAFDFLSSGIGGGGGGTGAEGTGAGMFDGVQAEASGGTAPTAGSEGRISSMLEGANLQQSADTTEIGDFLSSLGTKSHNGGV; encoded by the exons ATGAGCAACGACGAGAGCAGGACGAACCAGCTGCAAGCACCTCTTAAGAGGAGACGTATCACT AGGGCGTGTGACAGGTGCCATAGAGGCGGTATTCGT TGTGCAGCCAGTTCAAACCCGTCGGTATGCGCACCATGCGCAGACTTCGGTTCAGAATGCACTTACAATAGGCCCATGAAACGGCGTGGT CCTCCGCCGTCGAAGGGCCGTGAAAATCAAAGCTCGTCATCAGACACTCCGATAACAAGATGGACACTTCCTTCACTGAGCGATAACTGGACATACCTAGAGGTGGCCTCTCATTCACAAATAGAAACTCTCGTTGAGGCGTACTATGCCATAGTGTACCCCAT TTATCCAATGTTCCACTGGCCAACATTCACAGCCAACATTCGACGTCGAGTTTACACCACGTACCCAGCCTTTCACGCCTTGACAATGTCTGTATGCGCCATCGCCTCTGCTCGTCTTCGTGATGGCGCTGTTCCCTCGCCACACTCCAGCACCCCAACTTCCGACCCGCCGCCTCCAACGTCAGAGATTTTTTATCAAGCTGCCGTATCCTCGTACCCTCGCGATATCGCCACCGCGTCAGACTTCGACTACAAAAGGGCCAAACCTTTGTTGGCGACTCTGGCCATCCAGTATGGCCAGATCCCTGCTGTTCATGCGCATATCGGCGACTATATGACGCTTTGTGCTATTGATGGGTTCCACAACGAATCGAGGTGGCCGAATGACTTAAATGAGATTGAGGTACAAGAGCGCCGTCGCTTG TTCTGGCTCGCATATCAACTTGACGTATATGCCGCGACAACTTGGGGAGCTATTATCCGTCATCGTGAATCACAATCCACCGTCTTGTATCCAGCAGAAGTCTATTCGGACGAAGAAATAACACCTACGGGTATTGTCAAATCTGTTAACCCTGCTCACCCTGCATCATTTTGGCGAGGATGGAATTTTGTCACCGACCTGTATCGTATCCTTGAACATGCTGTTACAAAGCTGAGGGCGAGAAATCAGACTTTTGACGCGGGCAATCAGATTGCCGCTTTATTCTCAGAAGGTCGAATGGGCTCGGGGGCAGAGTTTAAGCCAGGCGATTTGTTGCTTCTTGTGGAGAGACTGTACCATGCCTTGCCGCCAGAGCTAAGAGGCACGAGTGAGATGACGGGGGATGTTGACAAGGATCGTTATGGCTTCCAAG CTGCAAACATTCTTGTGACAATGCAGACTATGAAGATGGTAGTTGCAGGTATGGCCGAATGGTCCGTCGAACAACGATGTTCCATTGCTGGTGAGCTTTTAGATGCGTTCGCGACGGTACCTAGGGCATACATCCAGGCTATCAGCACTCCCCTT CTTCATCATCTCGCTGGTGTTGGCCATCTGCTTGCTTCCATCATTCACTCCCCCCTTTCTCCCGCAGCCTACTTGCACGTTCGCACAGTACTTCTCTCTATGGCCAATCTCCTGTCCTCACTTGAGTCACATCTGACTTCTACTGGAGGCATTGCCCCGAAGTTGAGAGAGCATGTGGAAAGGATTGATAGATACATGACTAGTGCGACGGAGAGTAATGGAAGGCTGGCTACTGTC GCATTTCCCATACATAACGCACAAACAAGACATCATTTAGCTACTCCTCATGCCGCTAAGGGTACAACACCCAACAACCCGTTCCGTTTGCGCAATATCAACGCCGTTTCGGGAACTGCAAGCAGTGTAGCTGGCGTAGATAGCTCGGGTATGAGCACTGATACAAATTCATCAAATGTTAATGCCACCTCGAGGCCGTCCAAGAATGCCAATGCGGATATGTACAATCCGAGCCCGCTAGGAAGTGCCAATACAGAGTTTCAACTTGAGTCTAACGCCACACCCTCCTCCAGCTCTCTACCACTCCCTCCCCTTTCCCGACCACCAGCGTCTCGCATCCCAAACACCGTTTTACCTTCAAGTTCATCCACTGTCCCGCCACCAATGCATCTTCCATTCGGAGGTGTTGGAGCTGGTATACACGACATTGGCACTGGCGAGAGTCTTCAAAGACGTGAGCCTCCAGTGATAGCATCTAGCTCATCCCGTTCTTTACGGTCTACGCCATCGCAAATTTCGCCCAGGTTTGTGGATGCTTCTTTGGTGTCGCACCGCGATCGTCCGCCATCTATTGGGCAACCTCAAGACAGTATGTCGGGTTTACCACCACCTTTTCAACCTCATCCTCAAAATCAATCTCAAAACCGTACCCCGCACAACCAACCTCAACAACAGGTTGAAAGTCCTTTCCACTTAACGATATCAAATTTCCCTCCCGATTCCCAGCAGCCAGCGTATCAATTGCCCGATGATCTATTTGTAGATTGGCCGTTCTTATTCAATGAGTTTGGGTTCCAAGGGGACGCGTTTGATTTCTTGAGCTCGGGTATTGGcggcggtggaggtggCACGGGCGCTGAGGGTACGGGTGCAGGTATGTTCGATGGTGTTCAGGCAGAAGCTAGTGGTGGTACAGCGCCTACGGCTGGGAGTGAAGGCAGGATATCATCCATGCTGGAGGGTGCGAACCTCCAGCAAAGCGCTGACACAACCGAAATTGGCGATTTTCTTTCCAGTCTGGGAACAAAGTCGCATAACGGAGGCGTGTAA
- a CDS encoding long-chain-fatty-acid-CoA ligase, putative (Similar to TIGR gene model, XP_569356.1) — translation MPLVPLPPNIDLNRQDHEIPGTRKDGQTGVFTNAFFDRSILTAPDEPHTLFQLFDDSVKKHPDHPLFVRRALHPSSTLLEPVWTNTLIPTSYATVQTRRNNFGSALLALEREGRLRNPSSEDISPPEIKHPGIPFYGDGNRRKGGARRGWAVGVWSSNREEWQVMDLACQAFGLVGVSLYETLGPDVARYITNHCPLPIIVASQNHLPALLKIAPLCPSLRVIVSMDPLPTSERQLLNQWAASVGLDFFTMDELEAKGAQEPCKPGPEEGEEELDLKRICTISYTSGTTGDPKGVVLTTGNVLSATISNGKGVNPSLINQSWMFLSFLPLSHIYERFAELVVMYGGGTIGFTRADPTKLLEDAQLIKPHFMIGVPRMWNRIHAAVKTQMDSGGLKGALLTKAVNTKLARWRETGEVTHPIYDALVFRKIRALLGGRLVFIASGAAPLRKDVHEMLKVVFSCEVVQGFGMTETVGTCSVGIPWDVGGPGTCGRLQPCNDVKLVDVPDMGYTAKDLPNPRGEVCLKGLNISPGYLHNHKATKESIDEDGWFHTGDIGEIDSAGRLKIVDRLKNVVKLSQGEYVALEKLEGLYALDPLFASFVVHGDSTRSSLIAIAVLDPQQTSNLVSKVLGKNVPSEDLRGLEEAARSKELRKAVFKILGKTARQNKLNGFEMIKGVHLTLTPFPEDIVTPTFKIKRNIAAKIYAREIEEAYGRGEEEAAEALREARL, via the exons ATGCCCCTAGTCCCGCTCCCCCCGAATATTGATCTAAACAGGCAGGACCAT GAAATCCCTGGGACACGTAAAGACGGGCAGACTG GTGTATTCACAAACG CCTTTTTTGATAGGTCTATACTGACAGCTCCTGATGAGCCGCATACTCTTTTCCAACTGTTCGACGACT CTGTTAAAAAGCACCCAGACCATCCTCTCTTTGTCCGCCGAGCCCTTCATCCATCCTCTACACTCCTTGAGCCTGTGTGGACCAACACCCTAATCCCTACATCCTATGCCACAGTTCAAACTAGGCGTAACAATTTCGGATCTGCCCTCCTTGCTCTCGAGCGTGAAGGTCGTCTCCGAAACCCATCCTCCGAGGACATATCCCCTCCTGAAATCAAACATCCTGGTATTCCATTCTACGGGGACGGGAATAGGCGAAAGGGCGGAGCCAGAAGAGGTTGGGCGGTAGGTGTTTGGAGTAGTAATAGGGAAGAGTGGCAAGTCATGGATTTAGCCTGCCAGGCTTTTGGACTGGTAGGCGTTAGTCTTTACGAAACCTTGGGTCCAGATGTGGCCAGGTATAT AACCAACCACTGCCCTCTACCTATCATTGTGGCTTCACAAAATCATCTCCCCGCGCTCCTCAAAATTGCCCCTCTCTGTCCTTCTTTGCGAGTAATCGTCTCTATGGACCCTTTGCCCACTTCGGAAAGGCAATTGCTTAATCAATGGGCAGCTTCGGTTGGCCTTGACTTCTTCACGATGGACGAGCTGGAAGCAAAAGGAGCCCAAGAACCTTGTAAACCCGGGCcagaggaaggagaagaggagctTGATCTGAAGAGGATTTGTACCATCAGCTATACCAGTGGGACCACTG GTGATCCGAAGGGAGTAGTACTTACCACAGGAAACGTGCTTTCTGCAACCATCTCCAATGGAAAGGGTGTCAATCCGAGCTTGATCAACCAATCCTGGATgttcctctccttcctccctctcaGTCACAT CTATGAACGTTTCGCCGAACTTGTCGTCATGTATGGCGGTGGTACGATTGGGTTCACCAGAGCGGACCCTACGAAGCTCCTTGAGGACGCTCAGCTTATCAAACCTCATTTCATGATCGGCGTACCGCGTATGTGGAACCG TATCCACGCAGCTGTAAAGACACAGATGGATAGTGGCGGTCTCAAAGGGGCCCTGTTGACTAAAGCAGTTAACACCAAACTCGcgagatggagagaaaCAGGTGAAGTCACTCATCCAATCTATGATGCCCTTGTGTTCCGGAAA ATAAGGGCCTTGCTGGGCGGCCGATTGGTTTTTATAGCATCAGGGGCTGCGCCGTTGAGGAAGGACGTTCATGAGATGCTCAAGGTCGTCTTCAGCTGTGAAGTTGTCCAAGGA TTTGGAATGACAGAG ACGGTTGGCACCTGTTCGGTTGG AATTCCTTGGGATGTCGGAGGACCTGGTACTTGCGGTCGTTTACAGCCTTGTAACGACGTCAAACTTGTCGATGTCCCGGACATGGGA TACACTGCAAAAGACCTTCCCAACCCCCGAGGAGA AGTATGTCTCAAAGGTCTCAACATCAGCCCTGGATATCTCCACAACCATAAAGCCACCAAAGAATCTatcgatgaagatgggTGGTTCCATACTGGGGACATTGGTGAGATTGATTCTGCCGGTAGGCTGAAGATTGTGGATCGTCTCAAAAACGTCGTCAAGCTCAGCCAAGG TGAATACGTGGCACTCGAAAAGCTCGAAGGACTCTACGCCCTCGACCCCCTTTTCGCCTCATTCGTCGTCCACGGCGATTCTACACGTTCTTCCCTTATTGCTATCGCTGTCCTCGACCCACAACAAACATCAAATCTCGTCAGCAAGGTACTGGGTAAGAATGTTCCTTCGGAGGACTTGCGTGGCTTGGAAGAGGCCGCAAGAAGTAAAGAGCTCAGGAAGGCGGTGTTCAAGATTTTAGGCAAGACCGCTAGGCAGAACAAACTGAATGG CTTTGAAATGATCAAAGGTGTACACCTCACTCTCACGCCATTCCCCGAAGATATAGTTACCCCAACATTCAAGATCAAGCGTAACATCGCTGCTAAAATCTATGCAAGGGAGATTGAGGAGGCGTATGGAcgaggggaagaggaagcagcGGAGGCCTTGAGAGAGGCGAGGCTGTAG
- a CDS encoding Hypothetical Protein (Similar to TIGR gene model, INSD accession AAW42534.1), whose translation MASITPSTIPPSSQSGIPTTVPPGAQSWGPLAIDAAAHGAIAFCQIYYEAYDEPSRRAEEIPILYLPSSKIIWNGNPISSEPTAFAEFLRSMPLSRHDLQTLDCHPVASEEGSAPSLIINVTGSVLHGPAVLQSSNDKPQERDMPRKFHEMFMLKVIGQEEGMQPRYAVHSSNFRFIG comes from the exons ATGGCCTCCATAACGCCATCAACTATACCGCCCTCCTCTCAAAGTGGTATACCTACAACCGTCCCTCCAGG GGCGCAATCATGGGGTCCATTGGCTATTGATGCTGCCGCACATGGAGCCATCGCATTCTGCCAAATCTACTATGAAGCGTATGATGAACCGTCGAGGCGAGCTGAG GAAATCCCAATTCTTTACCTCCCATCCTCCAAAATCATCTGGAACGGTAACCCTATATCTTCCGAACCTACCGCTTTCGCCGAATTTCTTCGTTCCATGCCTCTGAGCAGACATGACCTTCAAACGCTTGACTGTCACCCCGTCGCCT CTGAAGAGGGCTCAGCGCCGTCATTGATCATAAACGTCACCGGTTCCGTGCTTCATGGCCCGGCTGTACTCCAGTCATCGAACGATAAGCCACAAGAGAGAGATATGCCTAGAAAGTTCCATGAGATGTTCATGTTGAAAGTGATCGGGCAGGAGGAGGGGATGCAGCCGAGA TATGCTGTTCATAGTTCCAACTTTAGATTTATTGGTTAA
- a CDS encoding Hypothetical Protein (Similar to TIGR gene model, INSD accession AAW42047.1), translated as MMSNLQKAPTSDPDSERTLYDCPDRTSQADRADPRHDSRSEIFFPYDPPFFSIVPALTSSTQQPQVASLQPIEETKWERPLFLPTLNAHRRLVSLIVALAFLSGGLITGWIVFVIHQNHILLGEESPDNEGKDDDQELNPLILLIDAVFIIFIISSISIVLWLSYRLSTQFRPPAPSSTIRTAHPLDFLPEWCRTSLPSLPTYGDVVAGVIGTTRHEPEMELSAYEDIRNSSVLTRNQSREEGEDRSGNGMPGAMTHDEDIERQMRAREQGLMSYEMSEQLQAITPLQHQIQSQPQSFALEVTVENEPVTVNMEDIKVRRRIETEERGGNGDEEKEKDDEIEVRLGV; from the exons ATGATGTCCAATCTCCAGAAAGCTCCAACTTCGGATCCCGATTCTGAGCGTACCCTTTACGATTGCCCAGATCGAACAAGTCAAGCAGATCGGGCAGATCCTCGTCATGATTCGAGGAGTGAAATATTCTTTCCATATGACCCTCCTTTCTTTTCCATCGTGCCAGCTCTTACTTCTTCTACCCAACAGCCACAAGTAGCCTCACTTCAACCCATAGAAGAAACAAAATGGGAAAGGCCACTCTTTCTCCCCACTCTCAATGCCCATCGCCGACTAGTTTCACTCATTGTCGCCTTGGCTTTTCTTTCTGGAGGACTTATCACTGGCTGGATCGTTTTCGTCATTCATCAGAATCACATTTTGCTAGGAGAAGAGTCGCCTGATAACGAGGGAAAGGATGATGACCAGGAGTTGAATCCTTTGATTCTATTAATTGATGCTGTATTCATCATTTT TATAATCTCCTCAATCTCCATCGTCTTATGGCTCAGTTATCGTCTCTCCACCCAATTCCGTCCCCCAGCCCCCTCATCTACAATCCGTACTGCCCATCCCCTCGACTTCCTCCCTGAATGGTGTCGTACATCTCTACCTTCTTTGCCTACTTATGGCGACGTGGTGGCTGGGGTCATCGGTACTACTCGCCATGAGCCGGAGATGGAGTTATCTGCTTATGAGGATATCAGGAATAGTAGTGTGCTAACGCGAAACCAGAGTCGTGAGGAAGGTGAGGATCGCAGTGGTAATGGTATGCCTGGGGCCATGACGCATGACGAGGATATCGAGAGGCAAATGAGAGCTCGGGAGCAAGGTTTGATGAGCTATGAGATGTCGGAGCAATTGCAGGCTATTACCCCGCTTCAGCATCAGATTCAATCTCAACCTCAATCCTTTGCCTTGGAAGTCACGGTGGAGAATGAACCCGTCACGGTAAATATGGAAGACATCAAAGTGAGAAGGAGGATCGAAACagaggagagaggtggGAACGGCGacgaagagaaagagaaggatgatgagatCGAGGTACGACTGGGAGTGTAA